From the Meleagris gallopavo isolate NT-WF06-2002-E0010 breed Aviagen turkey brand Nicholas breeding stock chromosome 19, Turkey_5.1, whole genome shotgun sequence genome, one window contains:
- the CACFD1 gene encoding calcium channel flower homolog gives MSSQDEQFQAAAPEPASSSADDGMTWWYRWLCRIAGVIGGMSCAVAGLWNCVTINPLNIAAGVWMMLNAFVLFLCEAPFCCQFIEFANAVSARADKLRAWQKAAFYCGMAVFPVMLSLTLTTLFGNAIAFATGVLYGLSALGKKGDAISYARIHQQQKQMDEEKLTGCLEGQAL, from the exons ATGAGCTCTCAGGATGAGCAGTTCCAAGCAGCAGCCCCTGAGCCAGCATCTTCCTCCGCTGATGATGGCATGACCTGGTGGTACAGGTGGCTCTGCAGGATTGCCGGGGTCATCGGGGGCATGT CCTGCGCTGTTGCTGGTCTCTGGAACTGTGTTACCATCAACCCACTGAACATAGCAGCCGGTGTGTGGATGAT GCTGAACGCCTTCGTCCTGTTCCTGTGTGAGGCTCCATTCTGCTGCCAGTTCATCGAATTCGCCAACGCCGTGTCTGCGAGGGCAGACAAGCTGCGGGCCTGGCAGAAAGCTGCTTTCTACTGTGG GATGGCCGTGTTCCCTGTCATGCTCAGCCTGACGCTCACCACGCTCTTTGGAAATGCCATTGCGTTTGCGACCGGGGTGCTTTATGGCctgtcagctcttggaaagaa GGGAGATGCCATTTCCTATGCTCGGATCcaccagcagcagaagcaaatgGATGAAGAGAAGCTCACAGGGTGCCTGGAGGGACAGGCTCTGTGA
- the SLC2A6 gene encoding solute carrier family 2, facilitated glucose transporter member 6 isoform X2 codes for MEPSVREPLVRRSSSSYHTFPETIRRGLDKEYLQSLNNKRLYMAVFSAVLGNFSFGFALVYPSPVIPALEAHSDPALRLDRYRASWFGSVFMLGAAAGGLSAMLLNDHLGRKLSIMFSAVPSAVGYALMASAQGIEMLVLGRVLTGYAGGVTAASIPVYISEISHPGVRGMLGTCPQIMAVLGSLILYALGLLLDWRWLAVAGEVPVLTMILLLCFMPNSPRFLLSQGKEDEALRSLCWLRGRDTDYAQEYEQIKDSVRKQSQRISRAEIKDPFIYKPILIAVGMRFLQQLSGVTCVLVYLQPIFKKMAVILKPEYDAALVGLVRLFSVAIAAVSMDKAGRKILLFVSAGVMMASNLTMGLYIHFVPSSENGTIANRTLGSLANPPAEPIHYITLIPLLAAMFFIMGYAMGWGPITWLLMSEILPLKARGVASGLCVVVSWLTAFALTQLFLGVVESFGLEVPFLFFAVICAGNILFTGCCVPETKRRSLEQIEAFFRTGRKSFLRSFRR; via the exons ATGGAGCCGAGCGTGCGGGAGCCGCTGGTGAGGAGGTCAAGCTCCTCGTACCACACCTTCCCTGAGACCATCAGAAGGGGGCTGGACAAGGAGTACCTGCA GAGCCTCAACAACAAGCGGCTCTACATGGCAGTGTTTTCTGCCGTGCTGGGGAATTTCAGCTTTGGCTTCGCCCTGGTTTACCCCTCGCCTGTGATCCCTGCCCTGGAGGCTCACTCCGACCCCGCGCTGAGGCTGGACCGCTACAGAGCATCCTGGTTTGGG TCGGTGTTCATGCTGGGGGCGGCGGCAGGGGGGCTCAGCGCCATGCTCCTCAATGATCACCTGGGCCGCAAGCTCAGCATCATGTTCTCAGCTGTGCCCTCCGCCGTGGGATATGCACTGATGGCCAGTGCTCAGGGCATCGAGATGCTGGTGCTGGGCCGAGTGCTTACAGGCTACGCCGGTGGTGTGACGGCCGCCTCCATCCCG GTCTACATCTCTGAGATCTCCCACCCTGGGGTACGAGGCATGCTGGGCACGTGTCCTCAAAtcatggcagtgctgggctccctCATCCTCTATGCGCTGG ggctgctcctggaCTGGCGCTGGCTGGCTGTGGCAGGGGAAGTGCCTGTGCTCACCATGatcctcctgctctgcttcatGCCCAACTCGCCCCGCTTCTTGCTCTCCCAGGGGAAGGAGGACGAGGCCCTGCGCTCACTGTGCTGGCTGAGGGGCAGGGACACAGACTATGCCCAGGAGTACGAGCAGATTAAGGACAGCGTGAGGAAGCAG AGCCAGCGGATTTCCCGTGCTGAGATCAAGGATCCCTTTATCTACAAGCCCATCCTGATTGCTGTGGGGATGAGGTTCCTGCAACAGCTCTCTGGTGTCACCTGTGTCCTCGTGTACCTGCAGCCGATATTCAAGAAAATGGCCGTCATCCTG AAACCAGAGTACGATGCAGCTCTCGTGGGCCTGGTACGGCTGTTCTCAGTGGCAATCGCTGCTGTGTCAATGGATAAAGCTGGGAGGAAGATCCTTCTCTTTGTATCGG CTGGAGTCATGATGGCCTCCAACCTGACCATGGGGCTCTACATCCACTTTGTGCCATCTTCTGAGAACGGCACCATTGCCAACAGGACCCTGGGGAGCCTTGCCAACCCTCCTGCTGAGCCCATCCACTACATCACCCTCATCCCCCTCCTGGCTGCCATGTTCTTCATAATGG GCTATGCCATGGGCTGGGGGCCCATCACCTGGCTGCTGATGTCAGAAATCCTCCCTCTGAAAGCACGTGGGGTGGCATCAGGCCTCTGTGTTGTCGTGAGCTGGCTGACAGCCTTTGCCCTGACCCAGCTCTTCCTTGGGGTTGTG GAGTCCTTTGGCCTCGAGGTGCCGTTCCTATTCTTTGCTGTCATCTGCGCtgggaatattttatttacaggcTGTTGCGTTCCAGAAACCAAACGGAGATCCCTGGAACAGATTGAGGCCTTCTTCAGAACCGGTCGGAAGTCATTCTTGAGGTCGTTCAGGAGGtag
- the SLC2A6 gene encoding solute carrier family 2, facilitated glucose transporter member 6 isoform X1: MEPSVREPLVRRSSSSYHTFPETIRRGLDKEYLQSLNNKRLYMAVFSAVLGNFSFGFALVYPSPVIPALEAHSDPALRLDRYRASWFGSVFMLGAAAGGLSAMLLNDHLGRKLSIMFSAVPSAVGYALMASAQGIEMLVLGRVLTGYAGGVTAASIPVYISEISHPGVRGMLGTCPQIMAVLGSLILYALGLLLDWRWLAVAGEVPVLTMILLLCFMPNSPRFLLSQGKEDEALRSLCWLRGRDTDYAQEYEQIKDSVRKQSQRISRAEIKDPFIYKPILIAVGMRFLQQLSGVTCVLVYLQPIFKKMAVILKPEYDAALVGLVRLFSVAIAAVSMDKAGRKILLFVSGMSLSVCKGIFSLRISSGFVNVQEWRLPPCRTVEGCFSCGRGSAPEHHMQNHHTDCSPFHPSVLLHLSTAGVMMASNLTMGLYIHFVPSSENGTIANRTLGSLANPPAEPIHYITLIPLLAAMFFIMGYAMGWGPITWLLMSEILPLKARGVASGLCVVVSWLTAFALTQLFLGVVESFGLEVPFLFFAVICAGNILFTGCCVPETKRRSLEQIEAFFRTGRKSFLRSFRR, from the exons ATGGAGCCGAGCGTGCGGGAGCCGCTGGTGAGGAGGTCAAGCTCCTCGTACCACACCTTCCCTGAGACCATCAGAAGGGGGCTGGACAAGGAGTACCTGCA GAGCCTCAACAACAAGCGGCTCTACATGGCAGTGTTTTCTGCCGTGCTGGGGAATTTCAGCTTTGGCTTCGCCCTGGTTTACCCCTCGCCTGTGATCCCTGCCCTGGAGGCTCACTCCGACCCCGCGCTGAGGCTGGACCGCTACAGAGCATCCTGGTTTGGG TCGGTGTTCATGCTGGGGGCGGCGGCAGGGGGGCTCAGCGCCATGCTCCTCAATGATCACCTGGGCCGCAAGCTCAGCATCATGTTCTCAGCTGTGCCCTCCGCCGTGGGATATGCACTGATGGCCAGTGCTCAGGGCATCGAGATGCTGGTGCTGGGCCGAGTGCTTACAGGCTACGCCGGTGGTGTGACGGCCGCCTCCATCCCG GTCTACATCTCTGAGATCTCCCACCCTGGGGTACGAGGCATGCTGGGCACGTGTCCTCAAAtcatggcagtgctgggctccctCATCCTCTATGCGCTGG ggctgctcctggaCTGGCGCTGGCTGGCTGTGGCAGGGGAAGTGCCTGTGCTCACCATGatcctcctgctctgcttcatGCCCAACTCGCCCCGCTTCTTGCTCTCCCAGGGGAAGGAGGACGAGGCCCTGCGCTCACTGTGCTGGCTGAGGGGCAGGGACACAGACTATGCCCAGGAGTACGAGCAGATTAAGGACAGCGTGAGGAAGCAG AGCCAGCGGATTTCCCGTGCTGAGATCAAGGATCCCTTTATCTACAAGCCCATCCTGATTGCTGTGGGGATGAGGTTCCTGCAACAGCTCTCTGGTGTCACCTGTGTCCTCGTGTACCTGCAGCCGATATTCAAGAAAATGGCCGTCATCCTG AAACCAGAGTACGATGCAGCTCTCGTGGGCCTGGTACGGCTGTTCTCAGTGGCAATCGCTGCTGTGTCAATGGATAAAGCTGGGAGGAAGATCCTTCTCTTTGTATCGGGTATGTCTCTCTCAGTGTGCAAAGGAATCTTTTCTCTAAGGATTTCCAGTGGCTTTGTGAACGTGCAGGAGTGGAGACTTCCACCATGCAGGACTGTGGAAGGGTGTTTTTCCTGTGGCAGAGGCTCAGCTCCAGAGCATCACATGCAGAACCATCACACAGATTGCTCTCCCTTTCATCCTTCTGTGCTGTTGCATCTCTCCACAGCTGGAGTCATGATGGCCTCCAACCTGACCATGGGGCTCTACATCCACTTTGTGCCATCTTCTGAGAACGGCACCATTGCCAACAGGACCCTGGGGAGCCTTGCCAACCCTCCTGCTGAGCCCATCCACTACATCACCCTCATCCCCCTCCTGGCTGCCATGTTCTTCATAATGG GCTATGCCATGGGCTGGGGGCCCATCACCTGGCTGCTGATGTCAGAAATCCTCCCTCTGAAAGCACGTGGGGTGGCATCAGGCCTCTGTGTTGTCGTGAGCTGGCTGACAGCCTTTGCCCTGACCCAGCTCTTCCTTGGGGTTGTG GAGTCCTTTGGCCTCGAGGTGCCGTTCCTATTCTTTGCTGTCATCTGCGCtgggaatattttatttacaggcTGTTGCGTTCCAGAAACCAAACGGAGATCCCTGGAACAGATTGAGGCCTTCTTCAGAACCGGTCGGAAGTCATTCTTGAGGTCGTTCAGGAGGtag